Proteins from a single region of Micromonospora sp. WMMA1363:
- a CDS encoding IS66 family transposase, which translates to MAERDARIEVLTRRVAELEARLRRDSRTSSKPPSSDGPVKPPPRSRRLPSDRPPGKQPGDAGFTLRQVETPDEVVAHRPTGCRCCGRSLRRAPVTSVETRQVFDLPDVRLHVVEHRLRHRRCRCGTVPMAPVPDGVGAPTQYGPRVRAVGAYLVGYQHLPYERACETLADLLGVGMSVGALVSVVARTSSALGPFLDVVRDQICAAPVAHFDETSLRVASTNAWVHSASTDTLSLFVVHPSRGREAITAAGVLPVFTGIAVHDGYTPYRRYGLAHQLCNAHHLRELAGICDTDPGQVWAEQMIRLLCEINDITRHARTDGAHAIDDRLLGAYRRRYDTIIAAGRAANPSPAGHGGLYK; encoded by the coding sequence CTGGCTGAGCGGGACGCGCGGATTGAGGTGTTGACGCGGCGGGTCGCGGAGTTGGAAGCGCGGCTGCGCCGGGATTCGCGGACGTCGTCGAAGCCGCCGTCGTCGGATGGGCCGGTCAAGCCGCCGCCACGGTCGCGGCGCCTGCCGTCGGATCGGCCGCCGGGCAAGCAGCCGGGGGATGCGGGTTTCACGTTGCGGCAGGTCGAGACGCCGGACGAGGTGGTGGCGCATCGCCCGACTGGGTGCCGGTGTTGTGGCCGGTCGTTGCGGCGGGCGCCGGTGACGTCGGTGGAGACACGGCAGGTGTTCGACCTGCCCGACGTGCGGCTGCACGTGGTGGAGCATCGGTTGCGGCATCGCCGTTGCCGGTGCGGCACGGTGCCGATGGCGCCGGTCCCGGATGGGGTGGGCGCCCCGACCCAGTACGGGCCGCGGGTGCGGGCGGTCGGCGCGTATCTGGTGGGCTACCAGCATCTGCCGTACGAGCGGGCCTGCGAGACCCTGGCCGATCTGCTCGGTGTGGGCATGTCGGTCGGGGCCCTGGTCAGCGTGGTGGCGCGCACCAGCAGCGCACTCGGCCCGTTTCTGGACGTGGTACGCGACCAGATCTGCGCCGCGCCGGTGGCCCACTTCGACGAGACGTCGCTGCGGGTGGCCAGCACGAACGCGTGGGTGCACTCGGCTTCCACCGACACCCTGTCACTGTTCGTCGTGCACCCATCGCGGGGACGTGAGGCGATCACCGCTGCCGGGGTGCTGCCCGTCTTCACCGGCATCGCCGTGCACGACGGCTACACCCCCTACCGCCGCTACGGCCTCGCTCACCAGTTGTGCAACGCCCACCACCTGCGCGAACTCGCCGGGATCTGCGATACCGACCCGGGTCAGGTGTGGGCCGAGCAGATGATCCGGTTGTTGTGCGAGATCAACGACATCACCCGGCATGCCCGCACCGACGGCGCCCACGCCATCGACGACCGGCTACTGGGTGCCTACCGACGCCGCTACGACACCATCATCGCCGCTGGCAGGGCGGCCAATCCCAGCCCAGCCGGACACGGGGGACTGTACAAATAA
- a CDS encoding ISKra4 family transposase produces the protein MVDFLSGEHAAGMTHAELEERLHTDGMRLLCQLLQDSLDLRASREERLDEVTDADSHLRGWAERGRQRTLATRFGEVVVTRIAYRARARADLNPADAVLNLPVEKHSHGLRRLAAAEAARGSFTDAAAAIERATTVRIGKRQVEALAAAAAIDVDAFYTAHAPDWSADDDVLALSFDAKGVVMRPDGLRAGTAKAAVSQKLAGRRSKGEKRNRKRMCEVAAVFDVTGKPRTIADILPEDPEAAQTATPAPVTSGKWLHASVTDDAAAVIAAGFAEADRRDPDHARTWIALVDGNTHQIDRIHAEAKTRKITLPVVVDFIHVIEYLWKATWCFHPEGDPNAERWVRAQARQVLAGRAGIVAAAIRRKATYHGLDPGKRKPADVAAAYLLAKKPYLDYPTALANGWPIATGVIEGACRHLVKDRMDVTGARWGLDGAEAILKLRTLISNGDFDQYWTWHLAQEQQRIHNSRYLGGAIPQ, from the coding sequence ATGGTGGACTTCCTGTCCGGTGAGCATGCGGCGGGGATGACTCACGCCGAACTGGAGGAGCGGCTGCATACCGATGGCATGCGGTTGCTGTGTCAGTTGTTGCAGGACAGTCTGGATCTTCGTGCCAGTCGGGAGGAACGGCTCGACGAGGTGACCGACGCCGATAGCCATCTGCGGGGGTGGGCCGAGCGGGGGCGGCAGCGGACGCTGGCCACCCGGTTCGGTGAGGTGGTGGTGACGCGTATCGCCTACCGGGCGCGGGCGCGGGCCGATCTGAACCCGGCGGACGCGGTGTTGAACCTGCCCGTGGAGAAGCACTCGCATGGACTGCGCCGGTTGGCCGCGGCCGAGGCGGCCCGCGGCTCGTTCACCGACGCGGCGGCCGCGATTGAGCGGGCCACCACGGTGCGTATCGGGAAACGGCAGGTCGAGGCGTTGGCCGCCGCAGCGGCGATAGATGTGGATGCCTTCTACACCGCCCACGCCCCGGACTGGTCGGCCGATGATGATGTGCTGGCGTTGTCCTTCGACGCCAAAGGGGTGGTGATGCGCCCCGACGGGCTCCGCGCGGGCACCGCCAAGGCCGCGGTCAGCCAGAAACTGGCCGGCCGCCGGTCCAAGGGCGAGAAACGCAACCGCAAGCGGATGTGCGAGGTCGCCGCGGTCTTCGACGTGACCGGCAAGCCGCGCACCATCGCCGACATCCTGCCCGAGGACCCCGAAGCGGCCCAAACTGCTACCCCGGCGCCGGTCACCTCCGGCAAGTGGCTGCACGCCAGCGTGACCGACGACGCCGCGGCGGTGATCGCCGCCGGGTTCGCCGAGGCCGACCGCCGCGACCCCGACCACGCTCGGACCTGGATCGCCCTGGTCGACGGCAACACCCACCAGATCGACCGGATCCACGCCGAGGCCAAAACCCGCAAGATCACCTTGCCGGTTGTTGTGGACTTCATCCACGTCATCGAGTACCTCTGGAAGGCCACCTGGTGTTTCCACCCGGAGGGCGACCCGAACGCCGAACGGTGGGTCCGCGCCCAGGCCCGGCAGGTGTTGGCCGGACGGGCCGGCATAGTCGCCGCAGCCATCCGACGCAAGGCCACCTACCACGGCCTGGACCCCGGCAAACGCAAACCCGCCGATGTCGCCGCCGCCTACCTGCTGGCCAAAAAACCGTACCTGGACTACCCGACCGCGCTGGCCAACGGGTGGCCGATCGCCACCGGGGTGATCGAAGGCGCCTGCCGCCACCTGGTCAAAGATCGTATGGACGTCACCGGCGCTCGCTGGGGCCTCGACG